The nucleotide sequence CGGTTCAACAACACTCATAAAGGTTTCGGTGAACTGATTGGCGGTAAAAACCCCCAAAAAACCGAACAGTCCACAAACGGCAAAAAACACGGCCAAAGGCTTGGCTTTTGGCCCTAGTCCTTTGGTTATATAGTACATGGGGCCACCCTGCAGTTTGCCTTCGGAATCCGTACTGCGAAACATAATGGAAAGGCTACATGAATAGAATTTGATACACATGCCGATAAGCGCGGTCACCCATATCCAAAAAACCACACCGGGTCCACCATCGTGAATGGCTATGGCCACCCCGGAAATATTTCCTAGCCCAACGGTTGCCGCAACGGCAGCGGACAAGGCCTGAAAAGAACTTACATCACCTTCGGCGGTCTTATTATCATACTTCCCTGCCGTAATGGCAATGGCATGACCAAAGAAACGATAAGGTAAAAATTTAGAGTAAAACACCAAGAAAAGTCCCCCTCCAATAAGCAGGAGAAACATGGGCCACTCCGTATAGGGAAGTGCAGCTGAAATAAAATCGTTTATTGTATCCATAAAAAGGCTTGCAAGTCCCGAAGGTATGGAATTTGGATATTTTTTCAAGTATACCAAAAAAGATTCTGGCTTAAGTTTGGAATTAAGTAAAAAACAGTCGTATATTTGTCGCCCGTTACGAATAGTAGCGCTCATCTTGTCGGCGTCATGAGCCGAAGTTGCAAAACAAGAAAGGTGAAACCCATATCGCGGGGTAGAGCAGTAGGTAGCTCGTCGGGCTCATAACCCGAAGGTCGCTGGTTCGAGTCCAGTCCCCGCTACTAATTAAGAAGCCATTTATCTGAACAATCAGATAAATGGCTTTTTTTCTTCCCGACATTTTTTCGGTTTTCAGGGATCATGACCAATTGTTGTGGGATCATGACCAATTGTTGTGTTTATGCAAAAATTGTCGTCAATCTGTAAAGGAAGAATTCTACATTTTTCACCCCTCTGAACTGTGCCCTGAACGCTTTAATTTTTGCGTTGAAGGATTCCGCAGAAGCATTCGTACTTCTATTTATAAAATAGTTTAGGATCGACCTATAATTGAGTGATATCGTATTGGCAATGGTATTGAAGGCCCTAAAGCCTGTGTTCTGTACATCTTTGTACCAATGTGCCAGCTTTGTATATGCAGATTGTATAGAAGCTGCTGTATTGAATATGTTCCTGAGCCCCTGCACAAGATCGAAGGCGACCTTTATATCGGGATATTGGGCGAACAATATTTTACTTCTTTCGGCTTGGTTCTGCGTCCAATTGTTTGGTGATTTGTAAAGTAGGTACCTACTTCTGGCTAAGAGTTGTTTTCTGGTATCCCCATTGCTAAACTCTTTTGGGACGAATGTCCCGTTCTTTGCCCTGGCCTCTTTAATCTGTTGGTTCTCTTGGTCTATGGCCTCCCATCGGTGTTTGATTCGGATGTCCTGAAGGGCCTCCAGTGCCAGTTTTTGCACATGGAACCTGTCCGTTACCTGTATCGCCTTTGGGAAGCAGGTCTTGGCGATGGTCTTCATGGAGTTGGCCATATCCAGAGTGATTTCTTTGACCATGGCCCTTTTCTTGGCCGATATCTTTAACAGCTGCTCTATAATCGGCCCCACCTTGGTACCGGAGAATATGGCCACTATGGCCCCTTTCTTGCCCTTGGCTTTTTTATTGGTGATTATGGTGTAGAGTTCTCCTTTGGAGAGTGCTGTTTCGTCAATGGACAGATTAGGCCCTATGTTTTCGGGGAATATAAGCCATTGCTTGGCATGGGATTTCTCCTTCCACTGCCTGAAATCGCTTAGATAATCCCTAAACTGTCGCTGTAGTTTTTTGCCGTTTACCCCATAGAATTGGCCGATGGTATGACAGTCATTTGCTTTAGTACTGACCAAGTACTTTTAAAAAAGCAGCGAACTCTACGG is from Zobellia galactanivorans and encodes:
- a CDS encoding ISAon1 family transposase, which codes for MVSTKANDCHTIGQFYGVNGKKLQRQFRDYLSDFRQWKEKSHAKQWLIFPENIGPNLSIDETALSKGELYTIITNKKAKGKKGAIVAIFSGTKVGPIIEQLLKISAKKRAMVKEITLDMANSMKTIAKTCFPKAIQVTDRFHVQKLALEALQDIRIKHRWEAIDQENQQIKEARAKNGTFVPKEFSNGDTRKQLLARSRYLLYKSPNNWTQNQAERSKILFAQYPDIKVAFDLVQGLRNIFNTAASIQSAYTKLAHWYKDVQNTGFRAFNTIANTISLNYRSILNYFINRSTNASAESFNAKIKAFRAQFRGVKNVEFFLYRLTTIFA